The following are encoded together in the Drosophila biarmipes strain raj3 chromosome 3L, RU_DBia_V1.1, whole genome shotgun sequence genome:
- the LOC108030883 gene encoding uncharacterized protein LOC108030883 isoform X1 — protein MAGRRHLLLILLLVLQLIATTPASRSLSVNGNNIWRRVRLVTSQETDRNAYQVLKPSSRNATISTSTTSTTTTTTSTTTTPAAPHSQRPAKQLDLNFPGGNVSSAARLEMSTEFFVVPTLSASSSSSTTSTTTSATPRRSLGAKARAAGTTGRAPPGGHTNSTPPSIVSTHLPFAGLRKEPWVVPVLVLATLTMLMMAAFEIFVLFKAWRTSPSRRHLFLGQMLLLGLFACASLGAVITAQPTLLSCGAIRFGVGVSYALVFAALLVKCVFLISLNGGVYLPAPYQGLLLLFALLIQVAIGGQWLLTQPPEVYTTSVPVMGSGFLSTTVASQTNYSALFYPTSYTTLDGTPEIYTRIAAVSTVLIPLCKTQFSELLFSLIYIVFLIVFIAVLAIKSRGIRDNYREATYIGLAIGGAIPIWLGWMLCGLAVAERHKDACVAFGLVATSATVFLVMFMPKGRQLAAMGKEGLYVEDREEQFSSLSRAGSGYSPSFFHFKPIKYGVMSGCGLPNSASNTGQGLSSKHCSSANNGGDRVALVTAAPPSYTRMYHYFPAHLSPHPFCYYPPAPPPPLPPQPPPPQQAAPPTLTPLTLKQLGNSLTSMTQAAQLAKTLRYAPGMFIRPDETNLYTTLEPTLSSNPNVYFQRSGAVHPGILY, from the exons ATGGCCGGCAGACGCCACCTGCTGCTCATCCTGCTGCTGGTCCTGCAGCTGATCGCCACGACGCCGGCGTCGCGCAGCCTCAGCGTGAATGGCAACAACATTTGGCGGCGGGTGCGCCTGGTGACCAGCCAGGAGACCGACCGCAACGCCTACCAGGTGCTCAAGCCGAGCAGCCGGAATGCCACCATTTCCACCTCCACAACAAgtaccaccaccaccaccaccagcaccaccacgaCTCCGGCAGCCCCCCATTCCCAGCGCCCTGCCAAACAATTGGATCTCAACTTTCCGGGCGGAAATGTATCGAGTGCCGCCCGTCTGGAAATGTCCACGGAATTCTTTGTGGTGCCCACGCTGTCCgccagcagctccagcagcaCCACTTCCACCACCACGTCAGCCACGCCTCGGCGAAGTTTGGGGGCTAAGGCGCGGGCAGCCGGCACCACTGGCCGGGCGCCTCCAGGGGGCCACACCAACAGCACCCCGCCCAGCATAGTGTCCACCCACCTGCCCTTCGCAGGACTGCGCAAGGAGCCGTGGGTGGTGCCGGTGCTGGTCCTGGCCACCCTCACGATGCTCATGATGGCCGCCTTTGAGATTTTTGTGCTCTTCAAGGCCTGGCGGACATCGCCCTCGCGGAGGCACCTCTTCCTGGGCCAAATGCTGCTCCTCGGCCTGTTCGCCTGCGCCAGCTTGGGGGCCGTTATCACGGCCCAGCCCACGCTGCTCAGCTGCGGAGCAATCCGCTTCGGGGTGGGCGTGTCCTACGCCCTGGTCTTCGCCGCCCTGCTGGTCAAGTGCGTCTTCCTGATCAGCCTGAACGGAGGCGTCTACTTGCCGGCGCCCTACCAGGGCCTGCTACTCCTCTTCGCGCTGCTCATCCAGGTGGCCATCGGGGGTCAGTGGCTGCTCACCCAGCCGCCGGAGGTGTACACCACCAGTGTGCCCGTCATGGGCAGTGGCTTCCTCAGCACCACCGTGGCCTCGCAGACCAACTACTCGGCGCTGTTCTACCCCACGTCCTACACCACGCTGGACGGGACTCCGGAGATCTACACCCGAATAGCGGCGGTCAGTACCGTGCTGATTCCGCTTTGCAAGACCCAGTTCTCGGAGCTACTCTTCTCGCTGATCTACATCGTCTTCCTGATCGTCTTCATCGCCGTGCTGGCCATTAAGTCGCGGGGGATCCGGGACAACTACCGTGAGGCCACCTACATCGGGCTGGCCATCGGAGGAGCCATCCCCATCTGGCTGGGATGGATGCTGTGCGGACTGGCCGTGGCGGAGCGGCACAAGGACGCCTGCGTGGCCTTCGGCCTGGTAGCCACCTCCGCCACCGTCTTCCTGGTGATGTTTATGCCCAAGGGACGGCAGCTGGCGGCCATGGGCAAGGAGGGCCTCTACGTGGAGGACCGCGAGGAGCAGTTCAGCTCACTGAGCCGCGCCGGATCCGGCTACTCGCCCTCGTTCTTCCACTTCAAGCCCATCAAGTACGGCGTGATGAGTGGCTGCGGACTGCCCAACTCGGCCTCCAACACGGGCCAGGGACTCAGCTCCAAGCACTGCTCCAGTGCTAACAACGGAGGTG ATCGGGTTGCTTTGGTCACCGCCGCACCGCCGAGCTATACGCGTATGTATCACTATTTTCCAGCACACCTGAGTCCGCACCCGTTCTGCTATTATCCTCCCGCACCTCCACCACCACTGCCACCGCAACCACCGCCACCGCAGCAAGCCGCACCGCCCACGCTCACGCCGTTGACCCTCAAACAGTTGGGCAACTCGCTAACCTCCATGACACAAGCAGCGCAATTGGCCAAAACGCTGCGCTATGCGCCAG GCATGTTTATACGACCCGACGAAACGAATCTCTACACGACGCTGGAGCCCACGTTGAGCAGCAACCCGAATGTGTACTTCCAGCGCAGCGGGGCCGTCCATCCCGGCATCCTGTACTGA
- the LOC108030883 gene encoding uncharacterized protein LOC108030883 isoform X2, with protein MAGRRHLLLILLLVLQLIATTPASRSLSVNGNNIWRRVRLVTSQETDRNAYQVLKPSSRNATISTSTTSTTTTTTSTTTTPAAPHSQRPAKQLDLNFPGGNVSSAARLEMSTEFFVVPTLSASSSSSTTSTTTSATPRRSLGAKARAAGTTGRAPPGGHTNSTPPSIVSTHLPFAGLRKEPWVVPVLVLATLTMLMMAAFEIFVLFKAWRTSPSRRHLFLGQMLLLGLFACASLGAVITAQPTLLSCGAIRFGVGVSYALVFAALLVKCVFLISLNGGVYLPAPYQGLLLLFALLIQVAIGGQWLLTQPPEVYTTSVPVMGSGFLSTTVASQTNYSALFYPTSYTTLDGTPEIYTRIAAVSTVLIPLCKTQFSELLFSLIYIVFLIVFIAVLAIKSRGIRDNYREATYIGLAIGGAIPIWLGWMLCGLAVAERHKDACVAFGLVATSATVFLVMFMPKGRQLAAMGKEGLYVEDREEQFSSLSRAGSGYSPSFFHFKPIKYGVMSGCGLPNSASNTGQGLSSKHCSSANNGGAHLSPHPFCYYPPAPPPPLPPQPPPPQQAAPPTLTPLTLKQLGNSLTSMTQAAQLAKTLRYAPGMFIRPDETNLYTTLEPTLSSNPNVYFQRSGAVHPGILY; from the exons ATGGCCGGCAGACGCCACCTGCTGCTCATCCTGCTGCTGGTCCTGCAGCTGATCGCCACGACGCCGGCGTCGCGCAGCCTCAGCGTGAATGGCAACAACATTTGGCGGCGGGTGCGCCTGGTGACCAGCCAGGAGACCGACCGCAACGCCTACCAGGTGCTCAAGCCGAGCAGCCGGAATGCCACCATTTCCACCTCCACAACAAgtaccaccaccaccaccaccagcaccaccacgaCTCCGGCAGCCCCCCATTCCCAGCGCCCTGCCAAACAATTGGATCTCAACTTTCCGGGCGGAAATGTATCGAGTGCCGCCCGTCTGGAAATGTCCACGGAATTCTTTGTGGTGCCCACGCTGTCCgccagcagctccagcagcaCCACTTCCACCACCACGTCAGCCACGCCTCGGCGAAGTTTGGGGGCTAAGGCGCGGGCAGCCGGCACCACTGGCCGGGCGCCTCCAGGGGGCCACACCAACAGCACCCCGCCCAGCATAGTGTCCACCCACCTGCCCTTCGCAGGACTGCGCAAGGAGCCGTGGGTGGTGCCGGTGCTGGTCCTGGCCACCCTCACGATGCTCATGATGGCCGCCTTTGAGATTTTTGTGCTCTTCAAGGCCTGGCGGACATCGCCCTCGCGGAGGCACCTCTTCCTGGGCCAAATGCTGCTCCTCGGCCTGTTCGCCTGCGCCAGCTTGGGGGCCGTTATCACGGCCCAGCCCACGCTGCTCAGCTGCGGAGCAATCCGCTTCGGGGTGGGCGTGTCCTACGCCCTGGTCTTCGCCGCCCTGCTGGTCAAGTGCGTCTTCCTGATCAGCCTGAACGGAGGCGTCTACTTGCCGGCGCCCTACCAGGGCCTGCTACTCCTCTTCGCGCTGCTCATCCAGGTGGCCATCGGGGGTCAGTGGCTGCTCACCCAGCCGCCGGAGGTGTACACCACCAGTGTGCCCGTCATGGGCAGTGGCTTCCTCAGCACCACCGTGGCCTCGCAGACCAACTACTCGGCGCTGTTCTACCCCACGTCCTACACCACGCTGGACGGGACTCCGGAGATCTACACCCGAATAGCGGCGGTCAGTACCGTGCTGATTCCGCTTTGCAAGACCCAGTTCTCGGAGCTACTCTTCTCGCTGATCTACATCGTCTTCCTGATCGTCTTCATCGCCGTGCTGGCCATTAAGTCGCGGGGGATCCGGGACAACTACCGTGAGGCCACCTACATCGGGCTGGCCATCGGAGGAGCCATCCCCATCTGGCTGGGATGGATGCTGTGCGGACTGGCCGTGGCGGAGCGGCACAAGGACGCCTGCGTGGCCTTCGGCCTGGTAGCCACCTCCGCCACCGTCTTCCTGGTGATGTTTATGCCCAAGGGACGGCAGCTGGCGGCCATGGGCAAGGAGGGCCTCTACGTGGAGGACCGCGAGGAGCAGTTCAGCTCACTGAGCCGCGCCGGATCCGGCTACTCGCCCTCGTTCTTCCACTTCAAGCCCATCAAGTACGGCGTGATGAGTGGCTGCGGACTGCCCAACTCGGCCTCCAACACGGGCCAGGGACTCAGCTCCAAGCACTGCTCCAGTGCTAACAACGGAGGTG CACACCTGAGTCCGCACCCGTTCTGCTATTATCCTCCCGCACCTCCACCACCACTGCCACCGCAACCACCGCCACCGCAGCAAGCCGCACCGCCCACGCTCACGCCGTTGACCCTCAAACAGTTGGGCAACTCGCTAACCTCCATGACACAAGCAGCGCAATTGGCCAAAACGCTGCGCTATGCGCCAG GCATGTTTATACGACCCGACGAAACGAATCTCTACACGACGCTGGAGCCCACGTTGAGCAGCAACCCGAATGTGTACTTCCAGCGCAGCGGGGCCGTCCATCCCGGCATCCTGTACTGA
- the LOC108030883 gene encoding uncharacterized protein LOC108030883 isoform X3 — protein MAGRRHLLLILLLVLQLIATTPASRSLSVNGNNIWRRVRLVTSQETDRNAYQVLKPSSRNATISTSTTSTTTTTTSTTTTPAAPHSQRPAKQLDLNFPGGNVSSAARLEMSTEFFVVPTLSASSSSSTTSTTTSATPRRSLGAKARAAGTTGRAPPGGHTNSTPPSIVSTHLPFAGLRKEPWVVPVLVLATLTMLMMAAFEIFVLFKAWRTSPSRRHLFLGQMLLLGLFACASLGAVITAQPTLLSCGAIRFGVGVSYALVFAALLVKCVFLISLNGGVYLPAPYQGLLLLFALLIQVAIGGQWLLTQPPEVYTTSVPVMGSGFLSTTVASQTNYSALFYPTSYTTLDGTPEIYTRIAAVSTVLIPLCKTQFSELLFSLIYIVFLIVFIAVLAIKSRGIRDNYREATYIGLAIGGAIPIWLGWMLCGLAVAERHKDACVAFGLVATSATVFLVMFMPKGRQLAAMGKEGLYVEDREEQFSSLSRAGSGYSPSFFHFKPIKYGVMSGCGLPNSASNTGQGLSSKHCSSANNGGGMFIRPDETNLYTTLEPTLSSNPNVYFQRSGAVHPGILY, from the exons ATGGCCGGCAGACGCCACCTGCTGCTCATCCTGCTGCTGGTCCTGCAGCTGATCGCCACGACGCCGGCGTCGCGCAGCCTCAGCGTGAATGGCAACAACATTTGGCGGCGGGTGCGCCTGGTGACCAGCCAGGAGACCGACCGCAACGCCTACCAGGTGCTCAAGCCGAGCAGCCGGAATGCCACCATTTCCACCTCCACAACAAgtaccaccaccaccaccaccagcaccaccacgaCTCCGGCAGCCCCCCATTCCCAGCGCCCTGCCAAACAATTGGATCTCAACTTTCCGGGCGGAAATGTATCGAGTGCCGCCCGTCTGGAAATGTCCACGGAATTCTTTGTGGTGCCCACGCTGTCCgccagcagctccagcagcaCCACTTCCACCACCACGTCAGCCACGCCTCGGCGAAGTTTGGGGGCTAAGGCGCGGGCAGCCGGCACCACTGGCCGGGCGCCTCCAGGGGGCCACACCAACAGCACCCCGCCCAGCATAGTGTCCACCCACCTGCCCTTCGCAGGACTGCGCAAGGAGCCGTGGGTGGTGCCGGTGCTGGTCCTGGCCACCCTCACGATGCTCATGATGGCCGCCTTTGAGATTTTTGTGCTCTTCAAGGCCTGGCGGACATCGCCCTCGCGGAGGCACCTCTTCCTGGGCCAAATGCTGCTCCTCGGCCTGTTCGCCTGCGCCAGCTTGGGGGCCGTTATCACGGCCCAGCCCACGCTGCTCAGCTGCGGAGCAATCCGCTTCGGGGTGGGCGTGTCCTACGCCCTGGTCTTCGCCGCCCTGCTGGTCAAGTGCGTCTTCCTGATCAGCCTGAACGGAGGCGTCTACTTGCCGGCGCCCTACCAGGGCCTGCTACTCCTCTTCGCGCTGCTCATCCAGGTGGCCATCGGGGGTCAGTGGCTGCTCACCCAGCCGCCGGAGGTGTACACCACCAGTGTGCCCGTCATGGGCAGTGGCTTCCTCAGCACCACCGTGGCCTCGCAGACCAACTACTCGGCGCTGTTCTACCCCACGTCCTACACCACGCTGGACGGGACTCCGGAGATCTACACCCGAATAGCGGCGGTCAGTACCGTGCTGATTCCGCTTTGCAAGACCCAGTTCTCGGAGCTACTCTTCTCGCTGATCTACATCGTCTTCCTGATCGTCTTCATCGCCGTGCTGGCCATTAAGTCGCGGGGGATCCGGGACAACTACCGTGAGGCCACCTACATCGGGCTGGCCATCGGAGGAGCCATCCCCATCTGGCTGGGATGGATGCTGTGCGGACTGGCCGTGGCGGAGCGGCACAAGGACGCCTGCGTGGCCTTCGGCCTGGTAGCCACCTCCGCCACCGTCTTCCTGGTGATGTTTATGCCCAAGGGACGGCAGCTGGCGGCCATGGGCAAGGAGGGCCTCTACGTGGAGGACCGCGAGGAGCAGTTCAGCTCACTGAGCCGCGCCGGATCCGGCTACTCGCCCTCGTTCTTCCACTTCAAGCCCATCAAGTACGGCGTGATGAGTGGCTGCGGACTGCCCAACTCGGCCTCCAACACGGGCCAGGGACTCAGCTCCAAGCACTGCTCCAGTGCTAACAACGGAGGTG GCATGTTTATACGACCCGACGAAACGAATCTCTACACGACGCTGGAGCCCACGTTGAGCAGCAACCCGAATGTGTACTTCCAGCGCAGCGGGGCCGTCCATCCCGGCATCCTGTACTGA